In Streptomyces sp. ML-6, the genomic stretch GGCACGGGCCTCGTGTTCGGGGAGGCCGGTGTGGACGGCGGCCCGGACGAGGGCGTCGGCCAGGGCGTCGCCGAAGCCGTGTTCGTAGGCGCGGCAGGCGGCCCAGAAGAGCCGGGTGTTGCGCTGGCCCTCGTGGGCCGCGAGGACGAAGCGGACCAGTCCCCGGCCCCGGTCGGGCCGGGCAGGCGGCGGGCGGTGGGGGCGTGCGGGTGGTGTGAGCAGGCGCAGGAGTGCGCGGGGGCAGGGGGCCGGTGGGAGGTCAGCGGTGCCTGGGGCGAGGCGGTAGCCGCCGTGGGCGGTGACCGAGCCGGGGCCCACCAGGTAGCCGCCGGCGCCGCGGATGTCGATGCCGGGGGCGAGCCGGCTCGCTGAGTTCGGCACCGGAACGTCCGGCGGGCCGGTCAGCCAGATGTGCCGCCCGCCGCTGGGGGTGAGCACCGTGATGGTCGGCGGGATCGTGAACAGGTGGTGCAGGGCCAGTCGTCGGAGCGATGCGGCCGAGTCGCCGCCGGGGGTGTCGACGTCCAGGTCGATGCCGATGAGGTGGTGCGGTGCCCGGCCGCAGGCGATGCCGTAGCCGGTGGCCCAGGGGGCGGCCGCGAAGAGGGCGCGTACGGCGGCGGGGTCCGTGGTGGCGTCGTGGACGCCGTGGCCGGGGCGGCCGCACGCGCCCCGGCAGACGGAACGGCGGCCGTCGTTCCGGTGCGGGGAGGGGAGCGCGGGGAGTTTGCGGGCGGTCAGCGGGAAGACGGGGAGCCCGCGCTCGGCGGCGGAGAGCGCGTGGGCGAGGGCCAGGGCGGCGGTCTGCCGGGCAGTGATGGCCATGACTCTATTTTCGTACGAATGTTCGATGAAGGGAAGGGGGCGGGGCCCGTGGCGGCGGAGCGGCTCCGGGGCGGTTCTGGGTGCGCCGTGCGTCGCGCTGCCGACGGGGTGGGTTCGGGGCGTCGGCGACCTTGACAGTCACCCCGTATCTGACGGACAGTCAGAAATCAGTCGGGAGAAGCCCTGATCCGTACGTCCGTGTCCGGAAGGCGGCCGCCGTGCATCTCGTCCAGACGGAACGCCAGCGTCAGCTGCGCGCCGAACTCCGCGCGTACTTCCGCGAGGTGATGCCCCACCGGGACGCCAGGGCGGCCCCGGGCGCCGAGGACCCCGCCGAGCAGCGGCGGCTGCTGCGCAGGATCGGTGCCGACGGAATGCTCGGACTCGGCTGGCCCGTCGAGTACGGCGGCCAGGGGCGCGGCGCCGACGAGCAGTTCATCTTCTTCGACGAGGCGTACCGGGCGGGCGCACCCGTCTCGATGGTCACTCTGAACACGGTGGGCCCGACGCTGATGGCATACGGGACCGAGGAGCAGAAGGCGTACTTCCTGCCCCGGATCCTGAGCGGCGACCTCGTCTTCGCCATCGGCTACAGCGAGCCCGAGGCCGGTACGGATCTTGCCGCGTTGCGCACCAGGGCGGTACGGGAAGCATCCCCGTCGGCCCAGGCGCCCCCGCCGGGCCCCGGCGGGAACGGGAGCGGGAGCGGAAGCGGCGATGGTAGCGACGGCGGTGACAGCGGTGGCGGCAGTGGCAGCGGTGAGCACTGGGTGATCGACGGGCAGAAGATCTTCACCAGCAACGCCCAGAACGCGGACTGGATCTGGCTCGCCTGCCGCACCGACCCCGACGCGCCCAAGCACCGGGGCATCTCGATCGTTCTCGTCCCGACCGACGCGCCGGGGTTCTCCTGGACGCCGATCGAGACCGTGGGCGGGCTGACCACGACGGCCACGTACTACGACGGGGTGCGGGTGCCCGTCACCCATCTGGTCGGCGCGGAGAACGGCGGCTGGGGGCTGATCACCAACCAGCTGAACCACGAACGGGTGGCGCTCGCCGCGATCGGGATGCAGGCCGAGGATTCCTGCGCGGCGGCGCTCGCCTTCGCCCGCACCCCCGACCCGGTCACGGGCCGGCGGCCGGCCGACGAGCCGTGGGTGCGCGCCCGGCTGGCGGAGGCGTACGCCCGGCTGGCGGCGACCCGCCTGCTCAACTGGCGCCTGGTGGGCGAGGTCGGGGCGGGTTCACCGGCGCCCGGCGAGGCGAGCGGCGTGAAGTTCGCGGGGACCGAGAGCGCCGTCGAGGTGTACCGGATGTGCCAGGAGATCACGGGAGAGGCGGGTGTGCTGCGGGCCGGTTCGCCCGGCTGCTTCGGCGACGGGGAACTGGAGCGGATGAACCGGGCCGCGCAGATCAACACCTTCGGGGGCGGGGTGAGCGAGGTGCAGCGGGAGATCGTCGCGACGATGCGGCTCGGCATGAAGAGGGGCGTGCGGTGACGGGCCCGCGGGGGGAGGACCGGGCGTCCCGGGGGCGGCCCCCGGAGGGGGACCGGGAGCACGACGGGCTGTACGGGCGGCTCAAGGAGTTCGAGGGCCGGCCGGCCGCGACCGCCGGGGTCGGCAAGGACCCGGTCAACGAGCCGATGATCAGGCACTGGTGCGAGGCGATGGGCGACGACAACCCGGCGTACACGGGGCCGGACGCGATCGCCCCGCCGACGATGCTCCAGGCGTGGACGATGGGCGGGCTGTCGGGCCACACCGACCGCTCGGCGGCGTACGAGGAGCTGTTCGGGCTGCTCGACGGCGCCGGGTACACCTCGGTCGTCGCGACCGACTGCGAGCAGGAGTACCTGCGCCCGCTGCGGCCCGGCGACCGGATCACCTTCGACGCGGTGATCGAGTCGGTCTCGCCGCGGAAGACGACCAGGCTGGGGACGGGGTACTTCATCACGACGCGCATGGACGTCCGGGCGGACGGCGAACCCGCCGGGAGGCACCGCTTCCGCATCCTCAAGTACGCACCTGCGGCGAAGCCTCGACCGGGACGAGAAGAACCGCCGCAGGAGAAACACCTGCGCCCGCGGCCGGTGGTCAACCGCGACAACGCCGGCTTCTGGCAGGGCGTCGCCGAGCACCGGCTGCTGATCCAGCGCTGTGGGTCCTGCCGCACCCTGCGCTTCCCCTGGCTGCCCGGCTGCAACGCGTGCGGCGGCCAGGAGTGGGACACGGTCGAGGCGAGCGGCGAGGGCACCGTCTTCAGCCACGTCGTGATGCACCACCCGAGGTTCCCCGCCTTCGCGGCCGAGGAGGGCGGCGGACCGTACGCGGTGGCGCTGATCGAACTGGCCGAGGGGGTGCGGATGGTCAGCAACGTCGTCGGCGTGCCGTACGACAAGGTGCGCACGGGCATGCCGGTCCGGCTGGAATTCCTGCGCACGGACCCGGACTTGGAGATTCCGGTCTTCCGGGGAGACGAGGGCTGAGATGGATTTCGCACCCACCGACGAACAGGCCGCCGCCCAGGGACTGGCGGCGCGGATCTTCACGGACCTGTCGACGCCCGAGCGCCTGGCCGGGGCCGGCACGGGTACGGACGCCGAGCTGTGGAAGAGCCTCTGCGCGGCCGGACTGGTCGCGGCCGTCGAGGAGATCGGCCTGCTCGGCCTGGTGCTCCTGTTGGAGGAACAGGGCCGGACGACGGCGCAGGTGCCGTTCGCGGCGAGCTGTGTGTACGGGGTGCTCGCCGTCGCCCGGCACGGCACCGACGAGCAGCGGGAACGGCTGCTGCCCATGCTCCGGGACGGCGGCACGGTCGCCACCGGGGCGTTCCCGGAACGGGGCGGGGTGCGGGCGGACGCCGAGGGCCGGCTGAGCGGTGTGGTGCCGTACGTGCCGTGGCTGCGGGACGCCGGTCTCGTGCTCGTCCCCGACACGGAGCGGCGGCTGTGGATCGTACGGGCCGGGGATCCCTGGGTGACGACGGAGCCGGTGGAGACCACGGCGCCGTGGTCGGCGGCCCGGCTCGTGCTGGAGGGGGCGCCCGGGGAGCGGATCGGCGGGGACGGGGCGTACGGGGAGGTGCTGGCCGCGGGCCGGACGGCATTCGCCGGGCTCCAGGCGGGGGTGTGCGCCGGCTCGCTGGCCCGCGCCGTCACCCACGCGAACACCCGGGTGCAGTTCGGGCGCCCGCTCTCCACCAAGCAGGGGGTCCTGCTGCGCGCCGCCGACGCCCACATGGACACCGAGGCGATACGGGTCACCGCGTACGAGGCGGCCTGGCGCCACGACGCGGGCTTGCCCTACCGGCACCAGGCGCTGACCGCCGCCTGGTGGGCCTCGGAGGCGGGCAAGCGGGTGGTGCACGCCGGGCAGCATCTGCACGGCGGCACCGGCGCGGACCTCGACCACCCGGTGCACCGCCACTTCCTCTGGGGCCGGCAGCTCGACGCCCACCTGGGCTGCGGCAGCGAGGTGCTCCAGGAGCTCGGCGAGTCGCTGGCGGAGGAGGACGCGTGATGAGGGCCGGCAAGGCCGCAAGGAGGACGTGCGATGAGGGCCGGTGAGGAGCTGGCGCCACTGGAGATCGAGGTGACCCGCACCCTGATCGTGGCGGGCGCCCTCGCCTCCCGCGACTACCAGGACGTCCACCACGACGCGGAGACCGCCCGGCGGAAGGGGTCCCCGGACATCTTCATGAACATCCTGACGACCAACGGCCTGGTGGGCCGGTACGTCACCGACCGCCTCGGCCCCGCGACCGTGCTCCGCAAGGTCGTCATCAGGCTGGGCGCGCCCAATTACCCCGGCGACACCATGGTCCTGAGCGGCCGGGTCACCGCCGTGGGGGAGGACGGGACGGCCGAGGTGGCGGTCGTCGGCACGAACGGACTCGGACGGCACGTCACCGGCACCGTGACCGTCGGCCTCCCGGCAGCTCCGGCAGCTCCGGCAGCTCCGGCAGCTCCGGATGAGCGGAACGAGCGGGAGGGGGAGGCATGAGCATCCGCGGGGCCGACTCGCTCGGCGGCAGGGCGGCGGTCGCGGGCATCGGCGCGACCGAGTTCTCCAAGAACTCCGGCCGCAGCGAACTCAAGCTGGCCGTCGAGGCGGTGCGGGCAGCCCTGGACGACGCCGGGCTGACCCCGGCCGACGTGGACGGCCTGGTCACCTTCACCATGGACACCAGCCCCGAGATCACCGTCGCCCAGGCGGCCGGGATCGGCGAGCTGTCGTTCTTCTCCCGCGTCCACTACGGGGGCGGGGCGGCCTGCGCCACCGTGCAGCAGGCGGCGATGGCCGTGGCGTGCGGGGTGGCCGACGTCGTGGTCTGCTACCGCGCGTTCAACGAGCGCTCCGGCCGCAGGTTCGGCTCCGGGGTGCAGCGGCGGGAGCCCACCGCGGAGGGCACGGCGCTCGGCTGGAACCTCCCCTTCGGGCTGCTCACGCCCGCCTCCTGGGTCGCCATGGCCGCCGCACGCTATCTGCACGCGTACGGGCTGACGCCGGAGGCCTTCGGCCACGTCGCGGTCACCGACCGGCGCCACGCGGCCCGCAACCCGGCCGCGTACTTCCACGGGAAGCCGATCACCCTGGCCGATCACGCGGCGTCGCGGTGGATCGTCGAACCGCTGCGGCTGCTCGACTGCTGCCAGGAGACCGACGGCGGCCAGGCGATCGTCGTCACGAGCACCGAACGGGCCCGGGACCTGCGCCGCCCGCCCGCCGTGATCGTCGCCGCCGCCCAGGGGGCCGGCCGGATGCAGGAACAGATGACCAGCTTCCACCGCGACGACCTGACCGGCCTGCCGGAGACGGGAGTGGTGGCCCGGCAGCTGTGGCGCGCCTCGGGACTCTCCCCCTCGGACATCGACGTGGGCATCCTCTACGACCACTTCACGCCGTTCGTCCTGATGCAGCTGGAGGAGTTCGGCTTCTGCGCGCCGGGCGAGGCCGCGGACTTCGTCGCGGCGGACGCGCTGCCCCTGAACACCCATGGGGGGCAGCTGGGGGAGGCGTACCTGCACGGGATGAACGGCATCGCGGAGGCGGTCCGGCAGATCCGGGGCTCGTCGGTGAACCAGGTGGCCGGGGCGGCCCGGACCCTGGTCACGGCCGGTACCGGCGTGCCCACCTCGGGGCTGATCCTCGGCACGGACGACTGACCGCACACGGCCCGGCCCCGTCCCGTACCCGTGAGGAGCGCCCCGCGGGGCCCGTCCGGCGCGGGCACGGGTCTCGGGGACGCCCCTGAGCCCCCTACGGCGGCGGGTCCACCTTCAGGAGGTGGGGCCCGCACCACCCCTACACCCTGAGGGGGACGCGGTTTCGGGACCTGGGGCCGATCCCCCCGGCGGCGCCCGCTCCTAGCGTGGAGCCATGACCACGCCAGTCTGCACGGGCGGCTCCGGGGGAGCCGCCGCCACCGGTCGTGTGCCGCACACGTCGTACCCGGTGCACACGCCGCCCAGCACGGGGCACGGCTCGTACAGTCAGCCGGGCTCCCACGGTCCACACGCGTCGCAGGGCGGAGCACACGCCTCGCAGAACAGCGCACACGCCTCGCACGGCGCGTGCTCCCCGTACGCGTCGCGGCCCCAGTACGTCCCGTACCCGTCGTTCTCCTCCTACGTACGGGCCAGAGGGCCCGTACTGCTGCGCACCGCGCGTTCGCTCACCGCCAATCCGAGCGACGCCGAGGACCTGTTGCAGACCGCGCTGGCCAAGACGTACATCGCCTGGGAGCGGATCGAGGACCACCGGGCGCTCGACGGCTACGTGCGCCGGGCGCTGCTGAACACCCGGACCTCGCAGTGGCGCAAGCGCAAGGTCGACGAGTTCGTCTGCGACGAGCTGCCCGAGCAGGAGGCCGTCCCGGCCCCCGACCCGGCCGAGCAGCAGACGCTGCACGACGCGATGTGGCGGGCCGTGCTGAAGCTCCCGGACCGGCAGCGGGCGATGGTCGTCCTGCGCTACTACGAGGACCTGAGCGAGGCCCAGACCGCCGAGGTGCTCGGGGTGTCCGTCGGCACCGTGAAGAGCGCCGTCTCGCGGGCGCTCGGCAAACTCCGGCAGGACCCGGAGCTGGCCCCGGTCAGATGACCGGCCCTGGTCAGGTGCCCGGCCTCGGTCAGATGGTCGGCCTCGGTCAGGTCACCGGCCCGGATCCGGTCGCACTGGCCCGGATCCGGCCACACCGGTCACATCGGTCACGCCGGGCTGCGCTCCGGTGACCAGGGGCGACGTCGAGGCGCTTGAGCGGGCCGCTTTTGCCGAACGACACCGATTCGTGCTCCCCGGACTAGTGACATACCGAGCGGTATGCGCGCAGAATCAGCGAAACCCTACTGCCGCGTAGCGCCCAACGGGAGGACGCCGTGCTGAGCACCATGCAGGACGTACCGCTGACTGTCACCCGCATCCTCACCCACGGGATGACCATCCACGGGAAGTCGCAGGTGACGACCTGGACCGGCGAACCCGAGCCGCAGCGGCGCAGCTTCGCCGAGCTCGGCCGGCGCGCCACCCGGCTCGCGAACGCGCTGCGCGACGAGCTCGGGATCCGGGACGACCAGCGGGTCGCCACCCTCATGTGGAACAACGCGGAACACGTCGAGGCGTACCTCGCGATCCCCTCGATGGGCGCGGTGCTCCACACCCTCAACCTCAGGCTCCCCGCCGAGCAGCTGATCTGGGTCGTCAACCATGCCGACGACAAGGTCGTCATCGTCAACGGCTCCCTGCTGCCGCTGCTCGCACCGGTGCTCCCCCACCTGAAGTCGCTCGAGCACGTGGTCGTGGCGGGGCCCGGCGACCGTTCCCTCCTGGACGGCGCGGCGCCCCGGGTGCACGACTACGAGGAACTGATCGCCGGCCGCCCGACCACCTACGACTGGCCCGAGCTGGACGAACGCCGTGCCGCCGCCATGTGCTACACCTCCGGCACCACCGGCGACCCCAAGGGCGTCGTCTACTCCCACCGCTCCATCTACCTGCACTCCATGCAGGTCAACATGGCCGAGTCGATGGGGCTGACGGACCAGGACACCACGCTGGTGGTCGTCCCCCAGTTCCATGTGAACGCCTGGGGCCTGCCGCACGCCACGTTCATGTCCGGCGTCAACATGCTCATGCCGGACCGGTTCCTGCAGCCCGCCCCGCTCGCCGAGATGATCGAGCGCGAACGGCCGACCCACGCCGCCGCGGTGCCCACCATCTGGCAGGGCCTGCTCGCCGAGGTCACGGCCAACCCGCGCGACCTGTCCTCCATGGCCCGCGTCACCATCGGCGGCGCCGCGTGCCCGCCCTCCCTCATGGAGGCGTACGACAGGCTCGGCGTCCGGCTCTGCCACGCCTGGGGCATGACGGAGACCTCGCCGCTCGGCACCATGGCCCACCCGCCCGCCGGTCTGACCGAGGAGCAGGAGTGGCCCTACCGCGTCACCCAGGGCCGTTTCCCGGCCGGGGTCGAGGCGCGGCTGGTCGGCCCCGGCGGCGAACACCTGCCGTGGGACAACGAGTCGGCCGGTGAGCTGGAGGTGCGCGGTCCGTGGATCGCCGGCGCCTACTACGGGGGCGCGGACGGCGAGGACCTGCGGCCCGCGGACAAGTTCAGCGAGGACGGCTGGCTGAAGACCGGTGACGTCGGGGTGATCAGCGAGGACGGCTTCCTCACCCTCACCGACCGGGCCAAGGACGTCATCAAGTCCGGCGGCGAGTGGATTTCGAGCGTCGCGCTGGAGAACGCCCTGATGGCCCACCCGGAGGTGGCCGAGGCCGCGGTCGTCGCCGTCCCGGACGAGAAGTGGGGCGAGCGCCCGCTCGCGACCGTGGTCCTCAAGGAGGGGGCCGGGGCCGACTACGAGGCGCTGAGGGACTTCCTCGCCGAGTCCGGCATCGCCAAGTGGCAGCTGCCGGAGCGCTGGACGGTCATCGCGGCGGTGCCGAAGACCAGCGTCGGCAAGTTCGACAAGAAGGTGATCCGCAAGCAGTACGCGGAGGGCGAGCTGGACGTCACACAGCTCTGACCGGACGTCACCCTGATCTGACCGGCCGTCACCCGGGTCCGGCCGGCCGACGGCCGGGCCTGGTCGGACCCGACCGGACCGGGCCGGACGCGGGCCCGACCGGGTCCGACCGGTCTCGCATCCGGATCTGACCGGGTCTGATCGGCCCGCGCCTGGCGGAACACAACGAGGGCGGTACGGGCTCTCCCGTACCGCCCTCGCCGCGTTCCGTCGGATCAGTTCGTGCCGATCTTCGCGAGCAGGTCGACGATGCGCGACTGGACCTCTTCGCTCGTGGAGCGCTCGGCCAGGAAGAGGACGCTCTCGCCCGAGCCGAGGTTCGCCAGCTCCGCCCCGGACATGTCGGCGGAGGTGTAGACGACCAGCGGGGTCCGGTTCAACTGGCCGTTGGCGCGCAGCCAGTCGATGATGCCGGCCCGGCGGCGGCGCACCTGCATCAGGTCCATCACCACCAGGTTGGGCCGCATCCGGCCGGCGAGCGATGCCGCCTCGCTGTCGGTGGCGGCCCGGGCCACCTGCATGCCGCGCCGCTCCAGCGCCTCCGTCAGCGCCTCCGCGATCTCCTCGTGCTCCTCGATCAGCAGCACCCGCGGCGGGTGCTGCTCGCTGTCGCGCGGGGCGAGCGCCTTGAGGAGCACGGCGGGGTCGGCACCGTACGCCGCCTCCCGCGACGCCTGCCCCAGACCGGCCGTCACCAGCACCGGGACCTCGGCCGCCACCGCCGCCTGGCGCAGCGACTGGAGGGCCTTGCGGGTGATGGGACCGGTGAGCGGGTCGACGAAGAGCGCGGCGGGGAACGCCGCGATCTGGGCGTCGACCTCCTCGCGGGAGTGC encodes the following:
- a CDS encoding MaoC family dehydratase, which codes for MRAGEELAPLEIEVTRTLIVAGALASRDYQDVHHDAETARRKGSPDIFMNILTTNGLVGRYVTDRLGPATVLRKVVIRLGAPNYPGDTMVLSGRVTAVGEDGTAEVAVVGTNGLGRHVTGTVTVGLPAAPAAPAAPAAPDERNEREGEA
- a CDS encoding lipid-transfer protein, coding for MSIRGADSLGGRAAVAGIGATEFSKNSGRSELKLAVEAVRAALDDAGLTPADVDGLVTFTMDTSPEITVAQAAGIGELSFFSRVHYGGGAACATVQQAAMAVACGVADVVVCYRAFNERSGRRFGSGVQRREPTAEGTALGWNLPFGLLTPASWVAMAAARYLHAYGLTPEAFGHVAVTDRRHAARNPAAYFHGKPITLADHAASRWIVEPLRLLDCCQETDGGQAIVVTSTERARDLRRPPAVIVAAAQGAGRMQEQMTSFHRDDLTGLPETGVVARQLWRASGLSPSDIDVGILYDHFTPFVLMQLEEFGFCAPGEAADFVAADALPLNTHGGQLGEAYLHGMNGIAEAVRQIRGSSVNQVAGAARTLVTAGTGVPTSGLILGTDD
- a CDS encoding acyl-CoA dehydrogenase family protein, whose amino-acid sequence is MDFAPTDEQAAAQGLAARIFTDLSTPERLAGAGTGTDAELWKSLCAAGLVAAVEEIGLLGLVLLLEEQGRTTAQVPFAASCVYGVLAVARHGTDEQRERLLPMLRDGGTVATGAFPERGGVRADAEGRLSGVVPYVPWLRDAGLVLVPDTERRLWIVRAGDPWVTTEPVETTAPWSAARLVLEGAPGERIGGDGAYGEVLAAGRTAFAGLQAGVCAGSLARAVTHANTRVQFGRPLSTKQGVLLRAADAHMDTEAIRVTAYEAAWRHDAGLPYRHQALTAAWWASEAGKRVVHAGQHLHGGTGADLDHPVHRHFLWGRQLDAHLGCGSEVLQELGESLAEEDA
- a CDS encoding bifunctional DNA primase/polymerase — protein: MAITARQTAALALAHALSAAERGLPVFPLTARKLPALPSPHRNDGRRSVCRGACGRPGHGVHDATTDPAAVRALFAAAPWATGYGIACGRAPHHLIGIDLDVDTPGGDSAASLRRLALHHLFTIPPTITVLTPSGGRHIWLTGPPDVPVPNSASRLAPGIDIRGAGGYLVGPGSVTAHGGYRLAPGTADLPPAPCPRALLRLLTPPARPHRPPPARPDRGRGLVRFVLAAHEGQRNTRLFWAACRAYEHGFGDALADALVRAAVHTGLPEHEARATVESAARLTTGSTERPGHDEGPR
- a CDS encoding long-chain fatty acid--CoA ligase, which encodes MLSTMQDVPLTVTRILTHGMTIHGKSQVTTWTGEPEPQRRSFAELGRRATRLANALRDELGIRDDQRVATLMWNNAEHVEAYLAIPSMGAVLHTLNLRLPAEQLIWVVNHADDKVVIVNGSLLPLLAPVLPHLKSLEHVVVAGPGDRSLLDGAAPRVHDYEELIAGRPTTYDWPELDERRAAAMCYTSGTTGDPKGVVYSHRSIYLHSMQVNMAESMGLTDQDTTLVVVPQFHVNAWGLPHATFMSGVNMLMPDRFLQPAPLAEMIERERPTHAAAVPTIWQGLLAEVTANPRDLSSMARVTIGGAACPPSLMEAYDRLGVRLCHAWGMTETSPLGTMAHPPAGLTEEQEWPYRVTQGRFPAGVEARLVGPGGEHLPWDNESAGELEVRGPWIAGAYYGGADGEDLRPADKFSEDGWLKTGDVGVISEDGFLTLTDRAKDVIKSGGEWISSVALENALMAHPEVAEAAVVAVPDEKWGERPLATVVLKEGAGADYEALRDFLAESGIAKWQLPERWTVIAAVPKTSVGKFDKKVIRKQYAEGELDVTQL
- a CDS encoding acyl-CoA dehydrogenase family protein, yielding MHLVQTERQRQLRAELRAYFREVMPHRDARAAPGAEDPAEQRRLLRRIGADGMLGLGWPVEYGGQGRGADEQFIFFDEAYRAGAPVSMVTLNTVGPTLMAYGTEEQKAYFLPRILSGDLVFAIGYSEPEAGTDLAALRTRAVREASPSAQAPPPGPGGNGSGSGSGDGSDGGDSGGGSGSGEHWVIDGQKIFTSNAQNADWIWLACRTDPDAPKHRGISIVLVPTDAPGFSWTPIETVGGLTTTATYYDGVRVPVTHLVGAENGGWGLITNQLNHERVALAAIGMQAEDSCAAALAFARTPDPVTGRRPADEPWVRARLAEAYARLAATRLLNWRLVGEVGAGSPAPGEASGVKFAGTESAVEVYRMCQEITGEAGVLRAGSPGCFGDGELERMNRAAQINTFGGGVSEVQREIVATMRLGMKRGVR
- a CDS encoding OB-fold domain-containing protein, which encodes MYGRLKEFEGRPAATAGVGKDPVNEPMIRHWCEAMGDDNPAYTGPDAIAPPTMLQAWTMGGLSGHTDRSAAYEELFGLLDGAGYTSVVATDCEQEYLRPLRPGDRITFDAVIESVSPRKTTRLGTGYFITTRMDVRADGEPAGRHRFRILKYAPAAKPRPGREEPPQEKHLRPRPVVNRDNAGFWQGVAEHRLLIQRCGSCRTLRFPWLPGCNACGGQEWDTVEASGEGTVFSHVVMHHPRFPAFAAEEGGGPYAVALIELAEGVRMVSNVVGVPYDKVRTGMPVRLEFLRTDPDLEIPVFRGDEG
- a CDS encoding SigE family RNA polymerase sigma factor; the protein is MTTPVCTGGSGGAAATGRVPHTSYPVHTPPSTGHGSYSQPGSHGPHASQGGAHASQNSAHASHGACSPYASRPQYVPYPSFSSYVRARGPVLLRTARSLTANPSDAEDLLQTALAKTYIAWERIEDHRALDGYVRRALLNTRTSQWRKRKVDEFVCDELPEQEAVPAPDPAEQQTLHDAMWRAVLKLPDRQRAMVVLRYYEDLSEAQTAEVLGVSVGTVKSAVSRALGKLRQDPELAPVR